From Pelosinus fermentans DSM 17108, the proteins below share one genomic window:
- a CDS encoding L,D-transpeptidase family protein — protein sequence MTIVKIRRQQIFYSVAILLLMSLIFGMVGFEYMDEKELAAIENQTLTAPSGTVSVVIKISQRILEVYSDGNLHKKYRIAVGKNKTPTPIGEWNVVWKDYNWGTGFGTRWIGLNVPWGIYGIHGTNKPWSIGQFASHGCIRMRNKDVEELFEWVPIGTPVRIEGRKIKVERTLKHQLTGSDVSVLQMKLKELGYLNSRADGIFGTVTKQAVEAYQAEHNMEITGIVTKQMADLLGI from the coding sequence GTGACAATCGTAAAGATCAGGCGACAACAGATATTTTACAGCGTTGCCATTCTATTATTAATGAGTCTTATTTTTGGAATGGTAGGATTTGAATATATGGATGAGAAAGAATTAGCAGCGATTGAGAATCAAACACTGACTGCGCCTTCTGGAACAGTCAGTGTAGTTATTAAAATATCCCAAAGGATATTAGAAGTGTATAGTGATGGGAATTTACATAAAAAATATCGAATTGCTGTAGGTAAAAATAAAACTCCTACACCTATCGGAGAGTGGAATGTAGTATGGAAAGATTACAACTGGGGTACAGGCTTTGGTACCCGCTGGATTGGACTTAATGTACCATGGGGAATATATGGGATACATGGAACAAATAAACCTTGGTCTATTGGGCAGTTTGCCAGTCATGGCTGTATCCGTATGCGCAACAAAGATGTAGAAGAATTATTTGAATGGGTACCCATCGGCACTCCTGTGCGGATTGAAGGACGTAAAATAAAAGTAGAACGTACTCTTAAACATCAATTAACGGGGTCAGATGTATCCGTATTACAAATGAAACTAAAAGAATTAGGTTATTTAAATAGCCGAGCTGATGGTATCTTTGGAACTGTTACAAAACAAGCCGTTGAAGCATATCAAGCAGAACATAATATGGAGATTACAGGTATCGTAACTAAACAAATGGCAGATTTACTAGGAATTTGA
- a CDS encoding alanyl-tRNA editing protein: MTTIKLYHENAYTKDFTANITKITSLPNAKWAVTLDRTAFYPTSGGQPFDKGMLDDLPVIDVQEDGEDIIHIIEACPVMGKVEGHIQWQRRFDHMQQHSGQHLLSGAFYSVLQANTVSFHLGTESSQIDLDIEDITPENLVEVEILANQIVFSTKALHTHWLNQDTIHSFPLRKAPAKDFAEIRLVEIADFDYSACCGTHVTNTGEIGLIKIRNWERKNNGVRIDFMCGWRALGDYQQKNSILQQVSNRLSLPASGILQGIEKQLLKTEEISKELISVKQEFYRNLATTLSQQGEIIGHNKLIVHTLTNITPNEINNIAKELVNKPHTIACIGGINADETKVHLIFSASPDVPLSMNHELKNILPLIDGKGGGSAQSAQGGGSNVDQLPTALTLAADHIKEQLYLL; the protein is encoded by the coding sequence TTGACTACTATAAAACTATATCACGAAAATGCTTATACCAAAGATTTTACTGCCAACATTACTAAGATAACGTCTCTGCCTAATGCTAAATGGGCTGTAACTCTTGATCGTACTGCTTTTTATCCAACTTCTGGCGGTCAGCCTTTTGATAAAGGCATGCTTGATGATCTACCTGTTATTGATGTGCAAGAAGATGGTGAAGATATTATTCACATCATAGAAGCATGTCCTGTTATGGGTAAGGTAGAAGGACATATCCAATGGCAGAGACGCTTTGATCATATGCAGCAGCATAGTGGTCAACACCTTTTATCTGGCGCATTTTATTCTGTATTACAAGCAAATACAGTTAGTTTTCACTTAGGCACTGAATCCAGCCAAATTGATTTAGATATTGAAGACATAACCCCTGAAAACCTAGTGGAAGTAGAAATATTAGCCAATCAAATTGTTTTTTCTACAAAGGCTTTACATACTCATTGGCTAAATCAGGACACGATTCATTCTTTTCCTTTACGCAAAGCACCTGCAAAAGATTTTGCTGAAATTCGTTTAGTCGAAATCGCTGATTTTGACTATTCAGCTTGCTGTGGCACTCATGTCACTAATACAGGTGAAATTGGATTGATTAAAATACGCAATTGGGAGCGGAAGAATAATGGAGTGCGAATCGATTTTATGTGTGGTTGGCGTGCCCTTGGAGATTATCAACAAAAAAATTCAATCCTTCAACAAGTATCAAATCGTCTGTCGCTCCCTGCCTCTGGGATTCTCCAAGGAATCGAAAAACAGTTATTAAAGACAGAAGAGATCAGTAAAGAATTGATCAGCGTAAAACAAGAATTTTATCGTAATCTTGCTACTACTCTATCCCAGCAGGGAGAAATCATTGGTCATAACAAGCTGATTGTTCATACCCTTACCAATATTACTCCTAATGAAATCAACAATATTGCCAAAGAGCTAGTTAACAAGCCCCATACGATTGCCTGTATTGGTGGAATCAATGCAGATGAAACAAAGGTTCATCTTATCTTTTCAGCCTCACCGGATGTTCCCCTCTCTATGAACCACGAATTAAAGAATATCTTGCCTCTTATTGATGGCAAAGGTGGTGGCAGCGCACAATCTGCTCAAGGAGGCGGCAGTAATGTTGATCAACTACCTACTGCGCTTACCTTGGCAGCAGATCATATCAAAGAACAATTATACCTTCTATAA
- a CDS encoding 3D domain-containing protein has product MKKIIASIAAVVVVQFFSPIVPAHAASLNDQLAQIAAQQANVDRIQQLLVLKDQWEQGNKQQVIETLAKTAVNQSNQINTGSNILEQVNVNQTVQNALREQMGQQIISRVAPYEKELTAIATFFNNQIIAPKAVNESDSLTAAPQNYKKVLNMTATAYAPGTLDNGKWDTKTYVGSKVRSGVAAVDPRVIPMGTKLWIEGYGEAVAEDQGSAIKGNRIDLVFDDRQDALDYGIQKVKVYVLN; this is encoded by the coding sequence ATGAAAAAAATAATTGCGAGTATTGCAGCAGTTGTGGTAGTTCAGTTTTTTTCTCCCATAGTGCCTGCCCATGCCGCATCATTAAATGACCAATTGGCGCAAATCGCAGCGCAGCAGGCCAACGTCGATCGAATACAACAATTATTAGTATTGAAAGATCAATGGGAACAAGGCAATAAGCAACAGGTAATTGAGACATTGGCGAAAACTGCTGTAAATCAGTCTAACCAAATCAACACTGGCAGTAATATATTAGAACAAGTTAACGTAAATCAAACGGTTCAAAATGCTTTGCGTGAGCAAATGGGGCAACAGATTATAAGCAGAGTAGCTCCTTATGAAAAAGAATTAACAGCGATTGCTACATTCTTTAATAATCAGATTATAGCTCCTAAAGCTGTTAATGAAAGCGATTCTTTAACAGCGGCTCCGCAGAATTATAAAAAGGTTCTAAATATGACAGCCACAGCGTATGCACCAGGGACATTAGACAATGGTAAATGGGATACTAAGACTTATGTAGGAAGCAAGGTGCGCTCAGGAGTAGCAGCTGTAGATCCACGAGTAATTCCCATGGGAACGAAGTTATGGATTGAAGGTTATGGTGAAGCTGTTGCAGAAGATCAAGGAAGTGCCATTAAAGGAAATCGTATTGATTTAGTCTTTGATGATCGTCAAGATGCTCTTGATTATGGCATTCAAAAAGTAAAAGTATATGTGCTGAATTAA
- a CDS encoding Zn-dependent hydrolase translates to MDRNKEWVMNEIEKIAHFGKGSRGITRLAFTETAVEAQKYVISLMEQVGLKIRMDQIGNIIGRLEGRDDSLPAVITGSHLDTVPEGGKYDGVTGVIGGLVAISRLKDKGGLAHPLELVIFACEESSRFGFATVGSKAMVGLANVSEWSKAKDQSGLSFAEAIAQNHLDIERIGEAARQAEEIKAFVELHIEQGRVLEKEQKTIGIVEAIAAPTRLKIRVEGVAAHSGSTPMEERRDALVSASMIVLAIHEIGAEQSKYGTVATVGMLNVHPGSINVIPGVVEMWVDIRGVNHESIIECLQDIKDAISTIAEGQEIGVSIMLLSAEKPVNMNKDIISLVKKVCMEKKVPHQVIHSQAGHDAMNLSHLAPAGMIFVPSQNGVSHNGEEHTAIDEIMSGIDVLTETLFQLAK, encoded by the coding sequence ATGGACAGAAATAAAGAATGGGTAATGAATGAAATAGAGAAGATTGCCCATTTTGGTAAAGGGTCACGGGGCATAACGCGCTTAGCCTTTACAGAAACCGCTGTAGAGGCACAGAAGTATGTAATCAGTTTGATGGAGCAGGTTGGTCTTAAGATCAGAATGGATCAGATTGGGAATATAATTGGACGACTAGAAGGTAGGGATGATTCACTGCCGGCTGTGATTACAGGATCACATTTAGATACCGTACCAGAGGGTGGAAAATACGACGGCGTAACTGGTGTGATTGGTGGTTTAGTAGCTATCAGTCGTTTAAAAGATAAAGGGGGACTAGCCCATCCTCTAGAATTAGTTATATTTGCTTGTGAAGAATCAAGCCGTTTTGGCTTTGCTACAGTAGGCAGCAAAGCTATGGTTGGTTTAGCAAATGTTTCTGAATGGAGCAAAGCCAAAGATCAATCGGGATTAAGCTTTGCAGAGGCAATAGCGCAAAACCATCTCGATATAGAGCGTATTGGCGAGGCTGCAAGGCAGGCGGAGGAAATAAAAGCCTTTGTTGAACTTCATATTGAGCAAGGACGAGTTTTAGAAAAGGAACAAAAAACGATTGGTATTGTGGAAGCAATTGCTGCTCCGACACGACTTAAAATTAGAGTAGAAGGGGTGGCTGCGCATTCCGGTTCTACCCCTATGGAAGAAAGACGAGATGCATTAGTCAGCGCGTCTATGATTGTACTGGCAATACACGAAATTGGCGCAGAACAATCAAAATACGGTACAGTAGCTACCGTAGGGATGCTCAACGTACACCCTGGGTCTATCAATGTGATTCCTGGCGTGGTAGAAATGTGGGTAGATATTCGTGGTGTCAATCATGAAAGTATTATTGAATGTTTGCAGGATATTAAGGATGCCATTAGTACCATCGCAGAAGGGCAGGAAATAGGGGTCTCTATCATGTTGCTGTCTGCAGAAAAGCCAGTAAACATGAATAAAGATATCATAAGTCTTGTTAAAAAAGTATGCATGGAAAAGAAGGTGCCTCATCAAGTTATACATAGTCAAGCTGGGCATGATGCGATGAATCTATCGCACCTGGCACCTGCTGGAATGATTTTTGTTCCGTCGCAAAATGGCGTTAGCCACAATGGCGAAGAGCATACTGCAATCGATGAAATCATGTCCGGAATTGATGTGCTGACCGAAACCTTATTTCAACTAGCAAAGTAA
- a CDS encoding DUF2970 domain-containing protein, whose protein sequence is MAKGMGKRAHHRQDMRKLNKTALTIGGILGAASLLAVIISLLYN, encoded by the coding sequence ATGGCTAAAGGAATGGGAAAGCGTGCTCATCATCGGCAGGATATGAGGAAACTAAATAAAACCGCCCTTACAATTGGTGGTATATTGGGGGCTGCAAGCTTGTTGGCCGTTATCATTTCTCTCTTATATAATTAA
- a CDS encoding ferritin family protein has translation MDVKLFSDLEGLRIAMAIEERGRDFYQQAFERATEDAHKDLFCLLKNEEIIHFETFTKIFAKVNENKEAASDEYLFDAETSRYLTVLADGHIFPTAENAEVKIAEVTTIPEILQMAIQAEKDSILFYDELASKSKFEDARRIFTTLKAEEQTHVVKLRKILDSLAS, from the coding sequence ATGGACGTAAAATTATTTAGTGATCTAGAAGGATTACGAATTGCGATGGCAATAGAAGAAAGAGGGCGTGATTTTTACCAACAAGCTTTTGAAAGGGCAACAGAAGATGCTCATAAGGATTTATTCTGTCTATTGAAAAACGAAGAAATTATTCATTTTGAAACATTTACAAAAATTTTTGCTAAGGTAAACGAGAATAAAGAGGCAGCTTCTGATGAATATTTATTTGATGCAGAAACTTCCCGGTACCTGACTGTACTAGCAGATGGACATATCTTTCCAACCGCTGAAAATGCTGAAGTTAAAATTGCAGAAGTTACCACGATTCCAGAGATTTTGCAAATGGCTATTCAGGCAGAAAAAGATTCTATTTTATTTTATGATGAATTAGCGAGCAAATCCAAATTTGAGGATGCTAGAAGAATCTTTACAACATTAAAAGCTGAAGAGCAAACTCATGTTGTTAAATTACGCAAGATATTAGATTCATTAGCTTCATAG
- the tpx gene encoding thiol peroxidase: MTKRNNVVKFGGNPVTLIGTEIKVGDKAPDFTVLNPDLSSLSLKDTQGQVRVISVVPSIDTSVCDIQTRWFNEEAAKIDGLTVLSISVDLPFALKKYCAAQGIDTIKTLSDHRELDFGLKYGFVIEELRLLSRGTVVIDKDDIVRHVEYVANIGDQPHYDQVMAVVKQYL, encoded by the coding sequence ATGACTAAACGTAATAATGTTGTAAAATTTGGTGGTAATCCAGTCACACTAATAGGCACAGAAATTAAAGTTGGTGATAAAGCTCCTGATTTTACAGTGTTGAATCCTGATTTATCTTCTCTATCTCTTAAGGATACACAAGGTCAGGTACGAGTTATTAGTGTTGTACCTTCCATTGATACATCCGTTTGTGATATACAAACTCGCTGGTTCAATGAAGAGGCTGCGAAAATTGATGGCTTAACCGTGTTATCCATCAGCGTCGATTTACCCTTTGCCTTAAAGAAATATTGTGCAGCTCAAGGTATTGATACCATTAAAACTCTTTCTGACCATAGGGAGCTTGATTTCGGACTAAAATATGGATTTGTCATTGAAGAATTACGCCTTTTATCCCGTGGAACTGTTGTGATTGATAAAGATGATATTGTACGACATGTAGAATATGTTGCTAATATAGGTGACCAGCCCCATTATGATCAAGTAATGGCTGTTGTAAAACAATATTTATAA
- a CDS encoding glutamine synthetase: MVNELLYVIPAGKYGKNELIELLKEHSEIKFVSLVGIDLAGNDTDEKIPMELFLKDMDEFFQGSAVQTDGSSVVLTGIATLNNAKVDMPADSNVNWFVDYNYNYIDEVKGKPVGTLRIPAFLVHNGLRVDSRAILADSLSYIKSELISLFKKYPKVAGLEHINGEEIEDIIFTSGTELEFWVKTPVDKAEVAELSASQTMQEQYWQRTRGSVRTALEQTIVMLDNYGLKTEMGHKEVGGIKATIDEAGNLTHVCEQLEIDWRFADALQAADNELQARIVVKEVFRANGLEVTFKAKPIIGVAGNGEHTHVGFAAKMKSGKLINLFAPTNMKEDFMSAVGYGSLMGLLKNYEAINPFITATNDALNRLKPGFEAPVCIVTSLGHTPEIPSRNRTILAGLVRDVNNPLATRFEVRAANPYTNTYVALSAIYLSMLDGVKAVVASGKNTKEILAELSKEAGTPGFYLETDRAYRSEHDVFEDYEEDERNRLFGKPPATVWENMENLKKFPAKTEVIKAGNILRQEILDAFVAGALIRWSTELLKRIIPENLAIVKAAKPLHDADSAVDYDLYLWDKVNSLRLELAKDTVAQKSIFTRVNDAVAAGDYDTASALQIEMYGKVEELKIAYAKYKRNII, translated from the coding sequence ATGGTAAATGAATTGCTTTATGTAATTCCGGCTGGAAAATATGGTAAGAATGAGTTGATTGAATTATTAAAAGAGCATTCCGAAATTAAATTTGTTTCCTTAGTAGGTATTGATCTTGCAGGTAATGATACTGATGAAAAGATTCCTATGGAATTATTCCTTAAAGATATGGATGAGTTCTTCCAAGGCAGTGCAGTGCAAACAGATGGTTCATCGGTAGTACTTACAGGTATTGCTACGTTGAATAACGCTAAAGTAGATATGCCTGCTGATTCCAATGTAAATTGGTTTGTTGATTATAATTATAATTACATTGATGAAGTAAAGGGAAAGCCCGTTGGTACCCTTCGTATTCCAGCGTTCCTTGTTCACAATGGTTTACGTGTTGATTCTCGTGCAATTTTGGCTGATAGTCTCAGTTACATAAAAAGTGAGCTAATTAGTTTATTCAAAAAATACCCTAAAGTAGCTGGTCTTGAGCATATCAATGGTGAAGAAATTGAAGATATTATTTTTACTTCCGGTACTGAGCTTGAGTTCTGGGTAAAGACTCCTGTTGATAAAGCTGAGGTTGCTGAACTCTCCGCCTCCCAAACCATGCAGGAGCAATACTGGCAGCGTACTCGCGGTTCTGTGCGTACAGCGTTAGAGCAAACCATTGTAATGCTGGATAATTACGGTTTAAAAACCGAAATGGGGCATAAAGAAGTTGGTGGTATTAAAGCCACCATTGATGAAGCTGGTAATCTGACTCATGTTTGCGAGCAGCTGGAAATTGACTGGCGTTTTGCTGATGCCCTGCAAGCTGCAGACAATGAACTGCAAGCTCGTATTGTAGTAAAAGAAGTATTTAGAGCCAATGGTCTTGAGGTCACTTTTAAAGCGAAACCAATTATTGGTGTTGCTGGTAATGGTGAACATACGCATGTTGGTTTTGCAGCTAAAATGAAATCAGGAAAACTCATTAATCTATTTGCTCCTACCAATATGAAAGAAGACTTTATGAGTGCTGTTGGTTATGGCTCTCTTATGGGATTATTGAAAAATTATGAGGCGATTAACCCATTTATTACTGCTACGAATGATGCCTTGAATCGTTTGAAACCAGGTTTTGAAGCACCAGTTTGCATTGTAACTTCTCTTGGACATACTCCAGAGATACCTTCCCGTAACCGGACAATTCTTGCTGGACTTGTGCGGGATGTTAACAATCCATTAGCGACTCGTTTTGAAGTTCGCGCAGCTAACCCATATACGAATACGTATGTTGCGTTATCAGCAATCTATTTGAGTATGCTTGATGGTGTTAAAGCTGTTGTTGCATCTGGCAAGAATACAAAAGAAATATTAGCTGAATTATCGAAAGAAGCAGGAACTCCTGGCTTTTATCTTGAAACAGATCGCGCTTATCGCAGTGAGCATGATGTTTTTGAAGATTATGAAGAAGATGAGCGGAATCGTTTATTTGGTAAACCTCCAGCAACTGTCTGGGAAAACATGGAAAACTTAAAGAAGTTTCCTGCGAAAACAGAAGTTATTAAAGCCGGAAATATTCTTCGTCAAGAAATTTTGGATGCTTTCGTAGCAGGGGCATTAATTCGCTGGTCGACGGAATTACTGAAGAGAATTATTCCTGAAAATCTTGCTATCGTAAAAGCAGCTAAGCCTTTGCATGATGCTGACAGTGCCGTAGACTATGATCTATATTTATGGGATAAGGTAAATTCTTTGCGCTTAGAATTGGCTAAAGATACTGTTGCACAAAAATCCATTTTTACGCGAGTAAATGATGCTGTGGCAGCAGGTGATTATGATACTGCATCGGCTCTTCAGATTGAAATGTACGGTAAAGTAGAAGAGCTGAAAATTGCATATGCAAAATACAAACGCAATATCATCTAA
- a CDS encoding glutamine synthetase III, which yields MSNLGQIFGSNVFNDAVMKESLPKATYKALKKTIEEGLPLDPVVADVVANAMKDWALEKGATHFTHWFQPMTGITAEKHDAFISPTSDGKAIMEFSGKELIKGEPDASSFPSGGLRATFEARGYTAWDCTSPAFVKDNSLCIPTAFCSYTGEALDKKTPLLRSMEALGKQALRVLRALGNTTTNRVITTVGPEQEYFIIDKKTYEKRKDLIFTGRTLFGAKPPKGQELEDHYFGSIKEKISAYMKELDEELWKLGIAAKSKHNEVAPAQHELAPIFTTTNIATDHNQLTMDIMKKVALRHDLVCLLHEKPFAGINGSGKHNNWSMGTDDGVNLLEPGRTPHDNQQFLVFLCSVIKAVDVYADLLRVSAANPGNDHRLGANEAPPAIISIFLGEQLQDILEQIENGGATSSKNGGNMEIGVTTLPPLPKDATDRNRTSPFAFTGNKFEFRMCPSSASIAEPNITLNTIVAEVLNEVADRLENAADASAEVKTIITEYVTNHKRVVFNGNGYSDEWVVEAEKRGLLNLRTTVESIKALISEKNIAVMEKHAVLSKVEMESRYEIALENYIKTINVEALTMIEMAKRQILPSVIKFATNIAVSINTIKATGVTVDLTAQTELLTEVSSLTASLKKHIAVLEETVEKASNAHGDTYDQASLFRFDVFEKMAALREVVDTLETLVDKDVWPMPTYGDLLFNI from the coding sequence ATGAGCAACTTAGGTCAAATTTTCGGTTCAAACGTATTTAATGATGCAGTTATGAAGGAGAGTCTTCCTAAAGCCACATATAAAGCTTTAAAGAAGACAATTGAAGAGGGACTTCCTTTAGATCCAGTAGTGGCAGATGTAGTAGCTAATGCGATGAAAGACTGGGCTCTTGAAAAAGGTGCAACCCATTTCACTCATTGGTTCCAACCAATGACAGGTATTACTGCTGAAAAACATGATGCATTCATATCGCCAACTTCTGATGGTAAAGCGATCATGGAGTTTTCGGGAAAAGAATTAATTAAGGGAGAACCAGATGCTTCTTCATTCCCATCCGGTGGTCTTAGAGCTACGTTTGAAGCCAGAGGATATACTGCGTGGGATTGCACATCACCTGCATTTGTAAAAGACAATTCATTATGTATACCAACAGCCTTTTGCTCTTATACTGGAGAGGCTTTAGATAAAAAAACTCCGTTATTGCGCTCAATGGAAGCCTTAGGTAAGCAAGCATTACGTGTATTAAGAGCTCTTGGAAATACAACAACGAATCGAGTTATTACAACTGTTGGACCAGAGCAAGAATACTTTATTATTGATAAGAAAACATATGAAAAAAGAAAAGACTTAATATTTACAGGAAGAACACTTTTTGGTGCGAAACCTCCAAAGGGGCAAGAATTAGAAGATCACTATTTCGGTTCAATTAAAGAAAAAATATCTGCCTATATGAAGGAACTGGATGAAGAACTTTGGAAACTTGGAATTGCAGCCAAGTCGAAACATAACGAAGTTGCTCCTGCGCAACATGAGTTAGCTCCAATATTTACGACTACAAATATAGCAACAGATCACAACCAGCTTACTATGGATATTATGAAGAAGGTTGCTTTACGACATGATCTTGTATGTTTATTGCACGAAAAGCCGTTTGCTGGCATTAATGGTTCGGGTAAACATAATAACTGGTCTATGGGAACCGACGATGGAGTGAATTTATTGGAGCCGGGTCGTACTCCTCATGACAATCAGCAATTTCTTGTATTCTTATGCTCTGTTATCAAGGCTGTTGATGTATATGCCGATTTATTAAGAGTATCAGCTGCAAATCCAGGAAATGATCATAGACTAGGTGCGAACGAAGCTCCTCCAGCTATCATATCAATATTCCTAGGAGAGCAATTACAGGATATTTTAGAGCAGATTGAAAATGGTGGAGCCACAAGCTCTAAAAATGGTGGTAATATGGAAATCGGTGTTACTACACTGCCGCCGTTACCCAAAGATGCAACAGACAGAAACAGAACTTCCCCATTTGCGTTCACTGGCAATAAGTTTGAATTTAGAATGTGTCCATCTTCAGCTTCTATCGCTGAACCCAATATAACCTTAAATACGATTGTGGCGGAAGTGCTAAACGAAGTTGCAGATCGATTAGAAAATGCTGCAGATGCAAGTGCCGAAGTAAAAACAATTATTACTGAATATGTTACCAATCATAAAAGAGTGGTATTTAATGGCAATGGATATTCAGATGAATGGGTTGTTGAAGCTGAAAAGAGAGGACTTTTAAATTTAAGAACTACAGTAGAATCCATTAAAGCTCTTATTTCTGAAAAGAACATAGCAGTCATGGAAAAACATGCTGTATTGAGCAAAGTTGAAATGGAGTCCCGTTATGAAATTGCTCTTGAAAATTATATCAAAACGATTAACGTTGAAGCTTTAACAATGATAGAAATGGCTAAGAGACAAATACTTCCTTCTGTTATCAAGTTCGCCACAAACATTGCGGTTTCAATAAATACAATTAAAGCTACAGGTGTAACAGTGGATTTGACAGCTCAAACTGAATTGCTAACAGAAGTATCTTCGTTGACAGCATCATTAAAGAAACATATTGCTGTTCTTGAAGAAACTGTAGAGAAGGCTTCAAATGCTCATGGAGACACTTATGACCAAGCATCATTATTCCGATTTGATGTATTTGAAAAAATGGCAGCTCTACGAGAAGTTGTTGATACACTTGAGACTCTGGTAGACAAAGATGTATGGCCAATGCCAACTTACGGGGATCTATTATTCAATATATAA
- a CDS encoding 3-oxoacid CoA-transferase subunit B: protein MTQMDKRIRIAKRVAKELHDGDVVNLGIGMPTLVANYLSHGVSIVLHSENGFLGIGPEPQAELADKDLVNAGGKPVTIQENGCCFDSAMSFAIIRGGHVDTTVLGALEVDEQGNLANWMVPGKRISGMGGAMDLVVGAKKIIIAMEHINKDGTAKIVKQCSLPLTAQAEVDLIITDMAVIAVYKDGLHLIEIAESTTLEEVVAATDAHLHFSEDNIRIF from the coding sequence ATGACTCAAATGGATAAACGCATTCGTATCGCTAAACGAGTGGCTAAAGAACTGCATGATGGCGATGTTGTTAATTTGGGTATTGGCATGCCGACTCTAGTAGCAAATTATCTATCTCACGGAGTTTCTATTGTTTTACACTCTGAAAACGGATTCTTGGGAATTGGACCGGAGCCACAAGCGGAATTGGCAGATAAGGATCTCGTGAATGCTGGAGGAAAACCAGTGACGATTCAAGAGAATGGATGTTGTTTTGATAGTGCCATGTCATTTGCTATTATTCGAGGCGGTCATGTTGATACCACCGTATTAGGGGCTTTAGAAGTAGATGAACAAGGTAATTTAGCCAATTGGATGGTTCCGGGAAAAAGAATTTCAGGCATGGGTGGAGCTATGGACTTAGTCGTCGGTGCAAAAAAAATTATCATTGCCATGGAACATATTAATAAAGATGGAACTGCTAAAATTGTAAAGCAGTGTTCTTTACCGCTCACAGCTCAAGCTGAAGTTGATTTAATTATTACTGATATGGCGGTTATTGCCGTTTATAAAGATGGGCTGCATTTAATTGAAATTGCCGAAAGCACCACATTAGAGGAGGTAGTTGCTGCAACAGATGCCCACTTACATTTTTCTGAAGACAATATTCGTATTTTTTAA
- a CDS encoding CoA transferase subunit A: MVKICTANEAVKDISEGMCIMIGGFLGVGTPDGLVQALVEKGTKNLTVITNDSAFPGVGVGKLQDSKQMSTLYTSYIGGHPESGRCMEEGELKIVLTPQGTLAEQIRAGGSGLGGVLTPTGVGTIVEEGKSKIVVADRTYLLEEPLKADFALLKAYKADCHGNLIYRFSARNFNPIMAMAAKTVIVEVEEVIAEGTIEPDNVITPGIFVDLLVKGR, encoded by the coding sequence ATGGTAAAGATTTGTACTGCAAACGAAGCTGTGAAGGATATTTCCGAAGGAATGTGTATTATGATTGGCGGGTTTTTAGGTGTTGGAACGCCTGACGGATTAGTGCAGGCGTTGGTAGAGAAAGGCACGAAAAATTTAACGGTCATAACAAATGATAGTGCTTTTCCAGGAGTCGGTGTAGGTAAACTGCAAGATAGTAAGCAAATGTCCACATTGTATACATCGTATATTGGCGGGCATCCTGAAAGTGGCAGATGTATGGAAGAGGGGGAGTTGAAAATTGTCTTAACTCCTCAAGGAACTCTTGCGGAACAAATTCGTGCTGGAGGTTCCGGCCTAGGGGGAGTATTGACTCCTACAGGGGTTGGGACAATAGTAGAAGAAGGAAAATCCAAAATCGTGGTAGCAGATAGAACCTATTTGCTGGAAGAGCCTTTAAAAGCAGATTTTGCATTATTAAAAGCATATAAAGCTGATTGCCATGGAAATCTGATTTACCGTTTTTCGGCTAGAAATTTTAACCCCATTATGGCTATGGCTGCTAAGACTGTTATTGTTGAAGTGGAAGAAGTCATAGCGGAAGGAACAATTGAACCTGATAATGTGATAACTCCAGGAATTTTTGTCGATCTTTTGGTCAAAGGGAGGTAG